The Myripristis murdjan chromosome 17, fMyrMur1.1, whole genome shotgun sequence DNA segment atctttatgttatttcttgtatgtgtgtattctcTGATatcccacagcacacacacacacctgtccggGCTGGTCCACTTGTCTGTCCCAGGCcgccgcctctctctctttgttcaaAACGATCCTGACCAGAGGTGAACATCTGTCTGCGGCCGGGGGGTAGAAACCTGGAACAGAGGCACAACACACGGGCAGGTTAGCTCCAGCCCGCAGCCCCGGAGGACCGTCCGCCCCGCAGCGCCTCGTCCCTCACCTCTCCTGCGGGCTCTGAGCCGCGTCCTCCGCAGCTCGGCCTCCAGCAGCTCGCTCTTCCTCCGCAGGGAGTCGATGTCCCTCCGGCTCTGGCTGATCTCCAGCCGCAGGACGGCGCAGCTGGCGTCCACCCGTCTGTTGATCTCCGCCAGGGCAGCCTTGGCCACGATCTCCATGACGGACACCAGCTGGCTCTGGAAGCTGCAGCTCTCCATCTTGCTCCTGTCGCTCTCTCttatttctaatttatttataCAAAACGAGAAATGAATAAACCCGCTCTGTGCACCGCCGAGCTCTCACTCGTTCAGGACAGATGCGGCTAATTCACACTCACTGGGATGTATTAGATCTTTCTGAAGTGAGGaagatgtgtgtatgagtgtatgtgtgtgcgtgtgtttctctgtgtgtgagacctcagcagcagcatctaCTAGTGTCGACGTATCGAACAACGTCACACCATTACCGTAAAGCTCAGACTACATCCGCAGCGCGAATTTGTGGCGTCGCGACCAAGAATCATTTTCACACTTGGTGcgtctgttgatttttttttttttttttttttttttggttaatcaTTAGgtctgtaaaatgtaaataataataataataataaaaaataataatggcaAATTCTCATCGGCAGTCACCAATGCCCAAATGTATCCCAAACCAGTGGcctaactaaactaaactaaactaaactaaactaaactaaactaaactaaactaaactaaactaaactaaactaaactaaaataaaataaaataaagtaaaataaaataaaaataaatactactgctaatactactactgatactactactactactactacaacaacaacaataataaaataataacaacaacagcaacaacaacaacaacaacaataataccaATAATTATTaatagaaagaaaagaaagaaagaagaaaaaaagctaaGCCAATCTTATTGTTTAAGTGATCTTACTGAAGCTGGGCTTTTTGGGATAgacctgaaaaataaaataaaataacataaaataacataaatatagaAATTAAAACATATAGTATAACAAACAAGAAGCAAGCAAATCTAGTATCTTAGTGAAGTAGTGGGCTTTTTGGGAATATGCCCATGGGCTTTTTACTAAATGATGACTAATACATTAATGATTAATTGTCTGTTGATTGACTAATCGATTGACTACAGGGTCATAACAGCCTCACTCTGCAGGCGGCTCACATTAAAACAGACCTGTAATGACCCTTTCAGACAAATACCAAACGAAAAGTAAGGcatccctcctttcctttgcAATGAAAATGTTTCCACACAAATAAAgactttgctttctttcttgctgTGGCCCTCTGGAGAGAAATGGCTGTTGCAAGAGCTTGATTCACCAACGTGTTACAGCAACTGAAATCTCCTGCCTGTGAGGGAttgcccacatacacacagccacagggCACTTAGAGGTACTAGTTGTGGTACTTTGCAGTAAAATGTGGTATCTTGTAGTTCTTGGTAGCTCTGCATGGTAGTTTGTGCTGATTGgacaattaaaagaaaatgatacaaacagatttgtctctttttgaaactgtcccaaATATAAAGGCATGGTCGTGCTCTTCCTCACTCTGGGGGTAAAACATGGACACAGGCCTTCACTTCGACAGATACAGACGATGAAGGAAACAGAAGCACCGTGCAGATACACTGAAACTGATTTCCCTATTCAATCAGCAGAGGCGGAGATAATATGGGCCGCATGCAGCGAGAGCAAGCACAAAAGAAGGAGAGACACTCAGGAAGTCAACAGGGGAAGTTAGTGGTTCTTGTGTCACCATTTTTATGCTGCTACTTGCGTGCGGTGCAGAGTGAAGGTAGGAACATTCGCACTCGCCTTGTTTTCAcccctttttccttttatttccacCTTGAAGCTCAAGCCTAGGCTCGGAGAATGAAGGACGGGGGGCAAAAAAGGTGTAGAGGCAGGTTGTCAGAGAGACGGGGCTGCTGGGGAGTTAGTtaggtatgtgtgtatgtggctgtaTGGTTTCTGACAGGCTTGGAGAATGCTTGACTTCCGCTCGAGTCAAAGGGGCCGCAATGGCCGTCACAGGCAaggcagggaggcagagagggcagAACGGGCTTGAAGTGGCCTCTGCCCTCCGGCTCCAGCTGACGTTTGGGGTCTTGGTGTGTCCGGCAGCCCACAGAGGGAACATGGAGCGATTGCAGTAAAGATTCATTGGTTTATTCCCTGAATAGAGAACTAGGGAGTCAAGGGTGTGGCCTGATGTTCGAACATAAATGAACGCATCAGGGGGGAAGTAAAGAGACGTATATGCACACAGGATTCACTTGCAGGTCTCCGTTTGATTTaggtagagtgtgtgtgttgagggtgAAGTGGCTGTGTGCACGAAGACAAACTTCCTACATTTTGTGACTTTGCAGGGCGTTCGACACGTGGCAGAATGCCCTAACACTCCAGCTGCCAGGAGAAAGACTGATGTGCAGCGCGACACAAAGTGGGGAAACAAGCAATATGCTTTGAAACGAAacggaaaaaacaacaacaacacagtgaaatctcagtcagcacattcATCcgtcacacaatcacacacacacacacacacacacacacacacactgaacagctCGGCCTGGATGTGAGCTGAGGCCCGACGGGCAGAAGAGATGCGGAGAGTCCGGAGACGAGGAGGGAACAAAGAGAAGGTGTTTGGATGTGACCTGCTGGAGCACCTGACCGCCTCCTGTCAAGAGGGTAAGTCATCACCCTTCCAACGATACAGCGATATTAAATCCAGATCGCGATATGAGACTACATATCGTAATATCGTCATATGATAACTCTTGCCTTTTGTTGGTTTTAAAGGTTGTTTTGCAGGTAAAGAGCCATTTTCCGACTAATTAGACTAATCTACCTGTTCTACTATTTGCCTTTACCTGCTCAGTCAGATCACTAATGATTGGTTATGAAAAATATCTTGAGAGTAAATACTTTATCAAAACACAGATAACGATCCCTACAATATCGTCACAATATcggcatttgattttgtctatattgcccagccctactgccttctatttgtattttattctattctattctataaaTTTTATTCCTGCAGGGATTATTTTCACAGCAGGCATAAACACTAAAAGCCACATGCTCTCTACATGTTTATGGTATCAGATATCATGTAAATGCTACCAAATCCATCCCAAGCTGAAATGATggtgcttaaaaaaacaaacaaaacaaaacacaaattcacCACTGTGCttgaaaatgttgtcatttttaagATAACGGCTCAAGATGGattgtcagagtgtgtgttgcaCTTTTTGGCGTCTCGTTTTGGAATGAAAGTTttcatttggatggaaaccagtCATCATTAGATCCTTTTAATCCTTTGAAAGAGTCCATTCTCCTGTTGCATATCCCTTAATGGTCCATTTAGCTGCTATTTATTCCTTAATAGTCCATTCTACCATATTGGAGTTAATGTTATTGTAACATTTCGCTTGGATTCTCCTCATTTTCATGATTCTCTCCAGTCATTACAACCATTATCCATGTCCCCTCAGTTCCTCAGGTCTTGCGAAGCTGCAGTGAGTTTATTGAACAACATGGCATCGTGGATGGGATATACAGGTTGTCTGGTGTGTCCTCCAACATTCAGAAACTGAggtaaattgtgtgtgtgtgtgtgtgtgtgtgtgtgtgtgtgtgtgtgcgtgcatgtgtgactgtgactgaatctgtgtgtttatcttTATATATGCAGATCAATGCACTTTGCCACAGGGTTTGGAAGATTTGTTTGTGTTAAACATGCAAATTTCTGCTTGCCTCCGCCCAGGAGTGAGTTTGACAGCGACGGAGGGCCAGATCTCAACAAGGATGTGTACCTGCAGGACATCCACTGCGTCAGCTCCCTCTGCAAGGCCTACTTCAGAGAGCTGCCCAACCCTCTGCTCACATACCAGCTCTACGACAAGTTTGCAGTGAGTAGCGccctaaatataaaaataaatgcattatttcTTCCCCTTTGTGTTCATGGaagcaaataaaaagaaaaatgtgaagtgTAAATGAGGGATTTTAGGTCTGAATAGTGCATTAGGAACACACCTACCAGCATAACAACTATAGGAACTTTGTTACTATAGGAAGCTGTGGCCatccagctggaggaggagaggctggtgAAGATCAGGGAAGTGCTGAAAGAGCTGCCGCAGCCGCATTACAGGTACAACTATGCACATGTGCCCTCctctgctgcattcacactggaAGGTCTGGTTTAACCATGGGGTGGATGTACATGGATCCAGGAAACCCTGATGGAGAGAAATACCTTTGAACACGAACTGTAACTCTATAATTTATATGAAGGATGCTGTACAAATATAACAGTAAAACCTATAAATATCATGCAGGTACCACAGGTTAAACAAATAAGAACAAAGTATCCCTAGTagttaataaaaattaaaaaacatccTAATGCATAATGcacttactgtatatataacttatttttacttatttttatctatattgtaatttatcttttttatttttttgttctttattattacatgtttgcactaaaaggagctgctcttaatctcattgtacatgtgtatagtgacaataaaggcattctattctattctattctattctatgacAGGCATCCTATAAACCCCTACAGGAATataatactgattttttttaatttttttattgaggATACTTTGTCAGCACATCGTTTTT contains these protein-coding regions:
- the LOC115375151 gene encoding uncharacterized protein LOC115375151 isoform X2, giving the protein MESCSFQSQLVSVMEIVAKAALAEINRRVDASCAVLRLEISQSRRDIDSLRRKSELLEAELRRTRLRARRRGFYPPAADRCSPLVRIVLNKEREAAAWDRQVDQPGQCEDVRPAAES